A part of Pieris napi chromosome 9, ilPieNapi1.2, whole genome shotgun sequence genomic DNA contains:
- the LOC125052317 gene encoding malate dehydrogenase-like has protein sequence MFLKDALHDADVVLICGGCCIQPPCCNSLDRDLFFYNMQHVRTSTLACAQFCPQAILAVQTPPVDCNYALCAHTLKVAGVYDKRKVLGVNAINAMRANQLFCSITGADPSKNQTPVICGTGRCTRVPVFSAAKAGNFPQTQVDCLTRLVREADEIICKVKSNTEQGHLSIGFSTARCVINIMRGLFEGPTFIDSALVEQGDPGKCYGMPVCATPITVGKNGVEGYAVPNLNEFEKRLLEDSKCDLEDMLNLGRCYAVGDEYYLHPQKTCPCIEWRPCQICEPKKAVKQK, from the exons ATGTTCCTGAAAGATGCACTTCAC GACGCAGATGTAGTATTAATATGTGGAGGATGCTGCATTCAGCCTCCATGCTGTAACAGTCTGGACCGTGATCTGTTCTTTTACAACATGCAACACGTTAGAACAAGTACGCTTGCGTGTGCGCAGTTTTGTCCTCAAGCTATCCTTGCTGTTCAGACGCCACCAGTAGACTGCAATTATGCGTTATGTGCTCAT ACTCTGAAAGTCGCAGGCGTGTACGATAAGCGAAAAGTATTAGGAGTGAATGCGATCAACGCTATGAGAGCCAATCAGCTATTCTGCTCAATCACTGGCGCTGATCCATCCAAAAACCAAACCCCAGTGATCTGCGGGACCGGCAGATGTACCAGGGTACCAGTCTTCTCTGCTGCTAAGGCGGGAAATTTTCCTCAG ACCCAAGTGGATTGTTTGACTCGTCTGGTGCGAGAGGCTGACGAAATCATTTGCAAAGTGAAAAGCAACACAGAGCAGGGACATCTCTCTATTGGCTTCTCAACGGCCCGATGCGTTATCAATATTATGCGGG GTCTTTTCGAGGGACCGACATTTATAGATAGCGCGCTGGTCGAACAAGGTGATCCAGGAAAATGTTATGGCATGCCAGTATGTGCTACCCCTATCACAGTTGGCAAAAATGGTGTTGAGGGCTATGCTGTTCCCAATCTTAACGAATTTGAGAAGCGGCTCTTGGAGGACTCCAA ATGTGACTTAGAAGATATGTTAAACCTAGGCCGTTGTTACGCGGTGGGTGACGAGTATTATCTACATCCGCAAAAAACGTGTCCGTGTATCGAATGGCGACCCTGTCAAATCTGCGAACCGAAAAAGGCCGTCAAGCAGAAATAG
- the LOC125052279 gene encoding carotenoid isomerooxygenase-like isoform X2 — MEKEVNLYPNCESTVWLRSCEEEIIQPIKGTIAGEIPHWLRGTLIRNGPGSLKVGSMRYKHLFDSAALLHRFAIQDGEVTYQCRFLQSSTYKRNQTAQRIVVTEFGTAATPDPCHSIFDRFASIFKPGESLTDNAMISVYPFGDEIYAFTEGPVIHRIDPTTLDTLNRRNLTECIAILNHTSHPHVMQNGDVYNVGMSVMAGRIKHVVVKFPYLDKGDMFANAEVVGSIKPRWSFHPAYMHTFGITENYYIIVEQPLTISLMLMARNQLINQPLVSSLKWFQDYETMQTNPDYAQYFRGRPKRLEIDLRQPNLTKIKSRILADIGCETPRLHYEKFNGRPYRYFYAIGSEVDVEHTGSLIKVDTKTGEILMWWEENSYPSEPIFVPKPDAKDEDDGVIISAVVCGNDERRVSLLILNAKDLKELARTTFKTPSPAPKCLHGWFIPTKE; from the exons ATGGAAAAAGAGGTGAACCTCTACCCGAATTGCGAGTCTACGGTGTGGTTAAGATCTTGCGAAGAGGAGATCATCCAACCTATTAAAGGAACCATTGCGG gagAGATCCCTCACTGGCTACGTGGAACCTTGATTCGTAATGGACCGGGCTCATTAAAAGTAGGTTCCATGAGATACAAACATCTTTTTGACAGCGCAGCTCTTTTACATAG ATTTGCAATCCAAGATGGCGAAGTGACGTACCAATGCCGTTTCCTGCAATCAAGCACGTATAAGAGAAACCAAACCGCTCAGAGGATTGTCGTCACGGAGTTCGGCACGGCAGCCACACCCGATCCATGCCATTCAATATTTGACAG ATTCGCTTCAATATTCAAACCAGGCGAGTCATTAACGGACAATGCAATGATATCTGTGTATCCATTCGGAGACGAAATCTACGCTTTTACTGAGGGTCCTGTCATACATAG AATCGATCCCACTACACTTGACACGCTTAACCGAAGGAATCTCACAGAATGCATCGCCATATTGAACCACACATCACATCCTCATGTCATGCAAAACG GTGACGTGTATAACGTCGGTATGTCTGTAATGGCGGGAAGAATTAAACACGTCGTTGTCAAATTTCCTTATCTTGATAaag GAGATATGTTTGCAAATGCGGAAGTGGTCGGAAGTATAAAACCTCGATGGTCGTTCCATCCAGCATATATGCACACTTTTg GTATAACAGAAAACTACTATATAATAGTGGAGCAACCACTCACTATATCTTTGATGCTAATGGCCCGGAATCAGTTGATCAATCAACCACTCGTTAGCAGTCTTAAGTGGTTCCAAGACTACGag ACCATGCAAACCAATCCTGATTATGCACAGTACTTTCGAGGCAGACCGAAGCGGTTAGAAATTGACTTAAGACAACccaatttaacaaaaattaaatcacgTATACTAGCTGATATTGGTTGTGAAACACCAAGACTgcattatgaaaaatttaatg GCCGGCCGTACCGATACTTCTACGCAATTGGTTCTGAAGTTGATGTGGAGCACACAGGATCA ttGATAAAAGTGGATACGAAAACTGGTGAGATTCTTATGTGGTGGGAAGAAAACAGCTACCCCAGTGAACCCATATTCGTACCAAAACCTGACGCTAAG gACGAGGACGATGGTGTCATTATCAGTGCTGTTGTCTGTGGTAACGACGAGCGCCGTGTGTCGCTGTTAATATTGAACGCTAAAGACCTCAAAGAGCTAGCAAGGACCACTTTCAAAACACCATCGCCGGCGCCTAAATGCCTACACGGGTGGTTTATACCCACAAAAGAATGA
- the LOC125052279 gene encoding carotenoid isomerooxygenase-like isoform X1, giving the protein MEKEVNLYPNCESTVWLRSCEEEIIQPIKGTIAGEIPHWLRGTLIRNGPGSLKVGSMRYKHLFDSAALLHRFAIQDGEVTYQCRFLQSSTYKRNQTAQRIVVTEFGTAATPDPCHSIFDRFASIFKPGESLTDNAMISVYPFGDEIYAFTEGPVIHRIDPTTLDTLNRRNLTECIAILNHTSHPHVMQNGDVYNVGMSVMAGRIKHVVVKFPYLDKGDMFANAEVVGSIKPRWSFHPAYMHTFGITENYYIIVEQPLTISLMLMARNQLINQPLVSSLKWFQDYETHIILINRISGFEEKRYTTETLFFLHIINCYECDQKVVVDLCAYNDAKIIDAMYVHAIETMQTNPDYAQYFRGRPKRLEIDLRQPNLTKIKSRILADIGCETPRLHYEKFNGRPYRYFYAIGSEVDVEHTGSLIKVDTKTGEILMWWEENSYPSEPIFVPKPDAKDEDDGVIISAVVCGNDERRVSLLILNAKDLKELARTTFKTPSPAPKCLHGWFIPTKE; this is encoded by the exons ATGGAAAAAGAGGTGAACCTCTACCCGAATTGCGAGTCTACGGTGTGGTTAAGATCTTGCGAAGAGGAGATCATCCAACCTATTAAAGGAACCATTGCGG gagAGATCCCTCACTGGCTACGTGGAACCTTGATTCGTAATGGACCGGGCTCATTAAAAGTAGGTTCCATGAGATACAAACATCTTTTTGACAGCGCAGCTCTTTTACATAG ATTTGCAATCCAAGATGGCGAAGTGACGTACCAATGCCGTTTCCTGCAATCAAGCACGTATAAGAGAAACCAAACCGCTCAGAGGATTGTCGTCACGGAGTTCGGCACGGCAGCCACACCCGATCCATGCCATTCAATATTTGACAG ATTCGCTTCAATATTCAAACCAGGCGAGTCATTAACGGACAATGCAATGATATCTGTGTATCCATTCGGAGACGAAATCTACGCTTTTACTGAGGGTCCTGTCATACATAG AATCGATCCCACTACACTTGACACGCTTAACCGAAGGAATCTCACAGAATGCATCGCCATATTGAACCACACATCACATCCTCATGTCATGCAAAACG GTGACGTGTATAACGTCGGTATGTCTGTAATGGCGGGAAGAATTAAACACGTCGTTGTCAAATTTCCTTATCTTGATAaag GAGATATGTTTGCAAATGCGGAAGTGGTCGGAAGTATAAAACCTCGATGGTCGTTCCATCCAGCATATATGCACACTTTTg GTATAACAGAAAACTACTATATAATAGTGGAGCAACCACTCACTATATCTTTGATGCTAATGGCCCGGAATCAGTTGATCAATCAACCACTCGTTAGCAGTCTTAAGTGGTTCCAAGACTACGag acccacataatattaataaaccgTATATCGGGATTCGAAGAAAAACGTTATACAactgaaacattattttttcttcatataattaattgctaCGAATGTGACCAGAAGGTTGTGGTGGACTTGTGTGCTTATAACGATGCTAAAATAATAGATGCTATGTATGTACATGCTATAGAG ACCATGCAAACCAATCCTGATTATGCACAGTACTTTCGAGGCAGACCGAAGCGGTTAGAAATTGACTTAAGACAACccaatttaacaaaaattaaatcacgTATACTAGCTGATATTGGTTGTGAAACACCAAGACTgcattatgaaaaatttaatg GCCGGCCGTACCGATACTTCTACGCAATTGGTTCTGAAGTTGATGTGGAGCACACAGGATCA ttGATAAAAGTGGATACGAAAACTGGTGAGATTCTTATGTGGTGGGAAGAAAACAGCTACCCCAGTGAACCCATATTCGTACCAAAACCTGACGCTAAG gACGAGGACGATGGTGTCATTATCAGTGCTGTTGTCTGTGGTAACGACGAGCGCCGTGTGTCGCTGTTAATATTGAACGCTAAAGACCTCAAAGAGCTAGCAAGGACCACTTTCAAAACACCATCGCCGGCGCCTAAATGCCTACACGGGTGGTTTATACCCACAAAAGAATGA